From a region of the Odoribacter splanchnicus DSM 20712 genome:
- a CDS encoding S41 family peptidase produces the protein MKRLFILTGLLLLTGALFNRTIAQNRENQVREQSIKYQRLMAYIDAFYVDTVNLQKLTEDAIIKALSDLDPHSVYITKEEVDEMNEPLEGGFFGIGIQFTILRDTLAVVAIVPGGPSEKAGLMAGDRIVSVDGENIAGKKLSNTEVRKRLKGEEGTIVKVGVLRGHENMDFRIIRGKIPIYSIDATYMLDKTTGYIKLSRFAATTIDEFEEAVKKLQAQGMKDLILDLQTNGGGYMGAAIGIADHLLDGRKMIVYTDGVNSGRREEYSTPIGLLQGGRVVVLIDGNSASASEIVSGAVQDWDRGVLVGRRSFGKGLVQRQFPLTDGSMVRLTIAHYYTPSGRCIQKPYSKGEEDYEAELYNRYRSGEMVSADSIVVNDSLKYFTKVKQRPVYGGGGIIPDVFVPLDTTISYLYFNRLIAKNVIGEFIANYIDKNRDQLKKKYPDFDSFVKNFQVTDAMIDEIVKAGEKADIPRDDKALKPLLPTIKLQLKALIARDLWNMNEMYQIMNEENDMLKKGLEVLKDGTYEKILGK, from the coding sequence ATGAAAAGACTTTTTATTTTGACAGGGCTCTTGCTGCTGACAGGAGCACTATTCAACCGGACGATAGCACAAAACCGGGAGAATCAGGTGAGAGAACAAAGCATAAAATATCAGCGGCTGATGGCCTATATCGATGCCTTTTATGTCGATACCGTAAATTTGCAGAAGCTGACGGAAGATGCGATTATAAAAGCTTTGTCCGATCTCGATCCTCATTCAGTTTATATCACGAAGGAAGAAGTGGATGAGATGAACGAGCCTTTGGAAGGTGGATTTTTCGGTATAGGTATTCAGTTTACTATTCTCCGGGATACGTTGGCTGTTGTGGCTATCGTGCCTGGCGGCCCTTCCGAGAAGGCCGGATTGATGGCAGGAGACCGGATCGTTTCCGTGGACGGAGAGAATATCGCCGGGAAAAAATTATCGAATACAGAGGTCCGGAAGCGCTTGAAAGGAGAGGAAGGCACGATTGTCAAGGTCGGCGTGCTGAGAGGACATGAAAATATGGATTTCCGTATTATCCGGGGAAAAATTCCGATTTATAGTATCGATGCTACTTATATGCTGGATAAGACGACCGGATATATCAAGTTATCCCGCTTTGCAGCGACCACGATCGATGAATTCGAGGAAGCTGTCAAAAAATTGCAGGCTCAGGGGATGAAAGATTTGATACTGGACTTGCAGACGAATGGAGGGGGATATATGGGAGCCGCTATCGGTATCGCCGATCACTTGTTGGATGGACGGAAGATGATCGTTTATACCGACGGGGTCAATTCCGGGCGGCGCGAAGAATATTCAACGCCTATAGGACTCTTGCAGGGTGGACGGGTGGTCGTATTGATCGACGGCAATTCGGCTTCTGCCAGTGAGATTGTTTCCGGAGCTGTTCAGGATTGGGATAGGGGCGTATTGGTGGGCCGGAGGTCTTTCGGGAAAGGCTTGGTGCAAAGACAGTTTCCTCTGACCGACGGATCTATGGTCCGGCTGACGATAGCCCACTATTATACGCCTTCGGGGAGATGTATACAAAAACCTTATTCGAAAGGCGAAGAAGATTATGAAGCCGAGTTGTATAACCGGTATCGGAGCGGAGAAATGGTCAGTGCTGACAGTATTGTAGTGAATGATTCCCTGAAATATTTTACGAAAGTAAAACAACGCCCTGTATACGGTGGAGGAGGTATTATCCCGGACGTGTTCGTGCCTCTCGATACGACGATCAGCTATTTGTACTTTAACCGGCTGATCGCTAAAAATGTAATCGGTGAGTTTATTGCCAATTATATCGATAAAAACAGGGATCAGCTGAAAAAGAAATATCCTGATTTCGATTCTTTTGTGAAGAATTTTCAGGTGACCGATGCCATGATCGATGAAATTGTAAAAGCAGGGGAAAAAGCGGATATCCCCAGAGACGATAAAGCACTGAAACCTCTTTTGCCTACCATTAAATTGCAGCTGAAAGCATTGATAGCCCGGGATCTTTGGAATATGAACGAGATGTATCAGATTATGAATGAGGAGAACGATATGCTGAAGAAAGGATTGGAAGTGTTGAAGGACGGTACGTACGAAAAGATACTCGGCAAATAG
- a CDS encoding metallophosphoesterase family protein: protein MKIGLLSDTHGWLDSKILDFFKDCDEVWHCGDIGDLAVTDRLAANFNLRAVYGNIDGGEIRTMFAPTLIFDCEGVKTVMTHIGGYPGHYDAGIRTLLYDERPQLFVCGHSHILKVMFDKTLGCLHINPGAAGKYGFHKVRTAIRFVIEKGKMKDLEVLELEKK from the coding sequence ATGAAAATAGGATTATTATCGGATACACATGGCTGGTTGGATAGCAAGATATTGGATTTTTTCAAAGATTGCGATGAGGTTTGGCATTGCGGGGATATCGGTGATTTAGCGGTTACCGATCGTTTGGCCGCCAACTTTAATTTACGCGCTGTATACGGTAATATCGATGGAGGAGAGATAAGGACGATGTTTGCCCCTACTTTAATATTCGATTGTGAAGGAGTAAAAACAGTGATGACCCACATCGGAGGATATCCCGGACATTATGACGCCGGAATACGGACGCTATTGTACGACGAACGCCCGCAGCTGTTTGTCTGCGGCCATTCTCATATCCTGAAAGTTATGTTCGATAAGACGCTGGGATGTTTACACATCAATCCCGGGGCTGCCGGGAAGTATGGTTTCCATAAAGTCAGGACAGCCATCCGTTTTGTCATAGAAAAGGGGAAAATGAAAGATTTGGAAGTATTGGAACTTGAGAAGAAGTAG
- the nfo gene encoding deoxyribonuclease IV, translated as MKYVGAHVSISGGVENAPVNAYRIGAKSFALFTKNQRQWVAAPYSAENMERFHQRCQEFGYTADQILPHDSYLINLGNPDKEALEKSRSAFLDEMLRCEQLGLKLLNFHPGSSLKKVSEEECLTIIAESINITLDKTKSVCAVLENTAGQGSNLGYTFEQLAYIIDKVEDKDRIGVCIDTCHAFAAGYDLKSENGFQETFEHFNEVIGLKYLKGMHLNDSKKGQGSHVDRHEVLGKGELGIETFRRIMRDPRFDRMPLILETPDEENWAEEIKMLYKLEEHKSL; from the coding sequence ATGAAATATGTCGGAGCACATGTCAGTATATCGGGTGGAGTGGAGAATGCTCCTGTAAATGCTTATCGGATCGGAGCGAAAAGTTTCGCTTTATTTACGAAGAATCAACGCCAATGGGTGGCAGCACCCTATTCGGCTGAAAATATGGAACGTTTTCATCAGCGTTGTCAGGAATTCGGTTATACGGCCGATCAGATTCTGCCTCATGATAGTTACCTGATCAATTTGGGAAATCCCGATAAAGAGGCTTTGGAAAAATCCAGGAGTGCTTTTCTGGATGAAATGTTGCGTTGTGAACAACTGGGACTGAAACTACTCAATTTTCATCCGGGAAGTTCGTTGAAGAAAGTGAGTGAGGAGGAGTGCCTGACGATAATTGCCGAATCGATCAATATCACGCTGGATAAGACCAAGAGTGTCTGTGCCGTGCTTGAGAATACGGCCGGACAAGGGTCTAATCTGGGATATACTTTTGAACAGTTGGCCTATATTATCGACAAAGTTGAAGATAAAGACCGGATTGGAGTATGTATCGATACCTGTCATGCTTTCGCTGCCGGATATGACCTCAAGAGTGAAAACGGCTTTCAGGAAACTTTTGAGCATTTCAATGAAGTGATCGGATTGAAGTATCTGAAAGGTATGCATCTGAACGATTCTAAAAAAGGGCAAGGTTCTCATGTCGATCGGCACGAGGTGCTCGGGAAAGGCGAATTGGGTATAGAGACTTTCCGCCGGATTATGAGAGATCCCCGTTTCGATCGTATGCCGCTGATTCTGGAAACCCCCGATGAAGAAAACTGGGCGGAAGAAATAAAGATGCTTTATAAATTAGAAGAGCATAAGAGCTTATGA
- the htpG gene encoding molecular chaperone HtpG, which translates to MATGKIGVSTQNLFPIIKKFLYSDHEIFLREIVSNAVDATQKLKVLASSGEFKGEASNLRVRVKADKEAGTLTVSDSGIGMTREEVEKYINQIAFSGAEEFLEKHKDDAATIIGHFGLGFYSAFMVSDKVEIVTKSYKEGAQAVKWTGEGDTEYTLENTEKAERGTDIIMYINAEEKDFLEENKLQDLLTKYCKFLPIEIVFGKKKEWKDGKYVDTEEDNIINDTNPLWTRKPSELKEEDYQKFYRELYPMAQDPLFHIHLNVDYPFNLTGILYFPKIDNKFEIQKNKIQLYSNQVYVSDSVEGIVPEYLTLLHGVIDSPDIPLNVSRSYLQSDRNVKKISNHITKKVADSLTDIFKNNREEYEKKWDDLKVFIQYGMLTDEKFAERANPIVLLKDTDGKYFTLEEYENLVKVNQTDKDNHIVYLYATDVQEQYTYIQAAKDKGYDVLVMDGQLDTHFINHIEQKNADHKFLRVDSDVIDKLIPKNETKETDWSEAEQEEMKDVFNAQLPKEGGMYVVNFEALGETADPVLITRSEFMRRMKEMAAMNPGMGFYGAMDDQFTLVVNTDHKLVKNILADEQKEMAAKLEPIDFEIKENEGKKTEIDELNKGKKEDEIPQVDKDRKKEYDDKINGLRKQKQELLQEYGKGNQVVGQLIDLALLANGLLKGEALNKFVKRSVELIK; encoded by the coding sequence ATGGCAACTGGAAAAATAGGAGTATCAACGCAGAATTTATTTCCGATTATTAAGAAGTTTCTCTATTCGGATCATGAAATTTTTCTTCGTGAAATAGTGTCGAATGCAGTAGATGCTACACAAAAATTGAAAGTATTGGCATCTTCGGGAGAATTTAAAGGGGAGGCTTCTAATTTGCGGGTGCGGGTGAAAGCTGACAAAGAGGCAGGTACTTTGACGGTATCCGACAGCGGTATCGGAATGACCCGGGAAGAGGTGGAAAAATACATCAACCAGATTGCTTTTTCGGGAGCAGAAGAATTTTTGGAAAAACATAAAGATGATGCCGCTACGATCATCGGTCATTTCGGATTAGGATTTTACTCTGCCTTTATGGTGAGCGATAAGGTGGAAATCGTGACCAAATCGTACAAAGAAGGAGCGCAGGCTGTAAAATGGACCGGTGAAGGAGATACCGAATACACCCTGGAAAATACCGAAAAAGCCGAACGGGGAACGGATATCATTATGTATATCAATGCCGAGGAAAAGGATTTCCTGGAAGAGAATAAGCTACAGGATTTATTAACGAAGTATTGTAAATTCCTCCCGATAGAGATTGTTTTCGGAAAGAAGAAAGAATGGAAAGATGGAAAATATGTCGATACCGAAGAAGATAATATCATCAATGACACCAATCCGCTGTGGACACGTAAACCATCCGAACTGAAGGAAGAAGATTATCAGAAATTCTACCGGGAATTGTATCCCATGGCACAAGATCCTTTGTTCCATATCCATTTGAATGTAGATTATCCGTTTAATCTGACCGGTATTCTTTATTTCCCGAAAATCGATAATAAGTTTGAAATACAAAAAAATAAAATTCAATTATACAGCAATCAGGTGTATGTTTCTGATTCTGTCGAAGGGATCGTACCCGAATACCTGACTTTACTGCATGGGGTGATTGATTCGCCGGATATTCCGTTGAATGTATCCCGTTCCTATTTGCAAAGTGACCGGAATGTGAAGAAGATTTCCAACCACATTACGAAGAAAGTGGCCGACAGTCTGACCGATATCTTCAAAAACAACCGGGAAGAGTACGAGAAAAAATGGGATGACCTGAAGGTATTTATTCAATACGGCATGCTGACAGACGAGAAATTTGCCGAACGGGCCAATCCTATCGTGCTGCTCAAAGATACCGATGGGAAATATTTTACCCTGGAAGAGTATGAAAATCTGGTGAAAGTTAACCAAACGGATAAGGACAATCATATCGTTTATCTGTACGCTACCGACGTACAGGAACAATATACTTACATCCAGGCTGCGAAGGATAAAGGTTATGACGTTCTGGTGATGGATGGGCAGTTGGACACACATTTTATCAATCATATCGAGCAGAAAAATGCCGATCATAAATTTTTACGTGTCGACTCGGATGTGATTGATAAACTGATTCCTAAAAATGAAACGAAGGAAACCGATTGGAGCGAAGCTGAACAGGAGGAGATGAAGGATGTTTTCAATGCACAACTCCCTAAAGAAGGAGGCATGTATGTGGTCAATTTCGAAGCATTGGGCGAAACGGCCGATCCTGTTTTAATCACCCGTTCTGAGTTTATGCGGCGGATGAAAGAGATGGCTGCCATGAATCCGGGGATGGGATTCTATGGAGCTATGGATGACCAGTTTACGTTGGTAGTGAATACCGATCATAAGCTGGTAAAGAATATCCTGGCTGATGAACAGAAAGAAATGGCGGCTAAACTCGAACCGATCGATTTCGAAATTAAAGAAAATGAAGGGAAGAAAACAGAGATCGACGAACTGAACAAAGGGAAGAAAGAAGATGAAATTCCACAAGTCGACAAAGACCGGAAGAAAGAATATGACGATAAGATCAATGGCTTGAGAAAACAAAAACAAGAGCTGTTGCAGGAATATGGTAAAGGTAATCAGGTGGTCGGCCAGTTGATCGACCTTGCCTTACTCGCTAACGGTCTGTTGAAAGGAGAAGCACTGAATAAATTTGTGAAGAGAAGCGTAGAGTTGATTAAATAA
- a CDS encoding YeiH family protein, which translates to MKKWFEQFKTEDWVVVAVSILLLAFAIITPNYLPRIPKHLADTESWGNAIFLFVIVLVILYIGWLLLGRPLKGLFLSLIAVFSVSLLAQITAALPQVSYYGFESVFFSVIFGLIIRNVFRVPAWMKPAIQSEFFIKIGVVCLGATILFSDVMKSGAVGLVQAVLVVSIVWFFAYFISRRLGVDQRSAMILSSGVSICGVSACITAARVAGGDDKKLSYIVSLVLIIVVPMIYMMPWLAHLLLPVLFDDPQVIQEVAGAWIGGTIDTTSGVAASSAIVSELSNQHAVIIKGAQNVLIGFVAFFIALYLSTRGEKGSNSPSLGIVWEKFPKFIIGFVAASLVFSIFQANDLFLVNEKGKLIEPGIAKMFSTVFFSLAFVCVGLETQIKDIVSRENRNVMWSFLTAQTFNILVTFIIACLLFGIVKPMLG; encoded by the coding sequence ATGAAAAAATGGTTTGAACAATTTAAGACAGAAGATTGGGTGGTTGTGGCTGTCAGTATTCTTTTACTGGCTTTTGCCATCATTACTCCCAATTATCTTCCCCGTATACCCAAACATCTGGCCGATACGGAATCCTGGGGAAATGCAATATTTCTTTTCGTCATTGTATTAGTCATACTTTATATCGGCTGGCTTTTACTCGGCAGACCCTTAAAAGGTTTATTCCTTTCCCTGATCGCTGTATTTTCTGTCTCTTTATTGGCACAGATTACGGCAGCCCTGCCTCAAGTAAGCTATTATGGATTCGAATCTGTCTTTTTCTCTGTTATCTTCGGTTTGATTATTCGCAATGTTTTTCGCGTACCTGCCTGGATGAAACCTGCTATTCAAAGTGAGTTTTTCATTAAAATCGGGGTGGTTTGTTTAGGAGCGACTATTCTTTTCAGTGATGTCATGAAATCCGGTGCAGTAGGTCTTGTACAGGCTGTCCTGGTTGTGAGTATCGTATGGTTTTTCGCCTATTTTATCTCCCGGCGGTTGGGAGTTGACCAGCGTTCTGCCATGATCCTGTCCAGTGGGGTCTCTATTTGCGGAGTTTCTGCTTGTATTACAGCTGCACGTGTTGCAGGAGGCGATGACAAAAAATTATCTTATATTGTTTCTTTGGTGTTAATCATTGTCGTTCCTATGATCTATATGATGCCCTGGCTGGCCCATCTGCTTCTTCCTGTCCTATTCGACGACCCTCAGGTAATACAGGAAGTGGCCGGAGCCTGGATCGGCGGAACCATCGATACGACAAGTGGTGTTGCCGCTTCCAGTGCTATCGTCAGCGAATTATCGAACCAGCATGCTGTTATTATCAAAGGAGCCCAGAATGTTTTAATCGGTTTTGTAGCTTTTTTTATAGCCTTATACCTTTCTACCCGGGGAGAGAAAGGTAGTAATTCTCCTTCTCTGGGGATTGTCTGGGAAAAATTCCCGAAGTTTATTATCGGCTTTGTTGCAGCTTCACTCGTATTCAGTATCTTTCAGGCAAATGACCTTTTCCTGGTAAATGAAAAAGGGAAACTCATCGAACCGGGAATCGCTAAAATGTTCAGTACTGTTTTTTTCAGTTTGGCATTTGTCTGTGTAGGACTGGAAACCCAGATAAAAGATATTGTCTCCCGTGAAAACCGCAATGTCATGTGGTCTTTTCTTACTGCACAGACTTTTAATATTCTGGTTACTTTTATTATTGCCTGCCTGTTGTTCGGCATCGTTAAACCGATGCTGGGATAA
- a CDS encoding aconitase family protein codes for MRTFVEKILNAPAGSIVIRRPDIVMSHDNSARIRKIFEEMGGEKLKDAGKLLVVLDRKMTGTTDELIRDYNSIHRFMDEQKVEHFFDCDKGICHEILAGQLKPGGLIVGNDSHTCTAGAFNCMAVGLNKTETAVLWKEGEMWFRVPETIKISLKNRLPEGVYAKDLALWIMGMLREENVAYKSLEFHGEGVPALSIADRMTLANVTAEMGLKSAAFPPDDKLADYFGDYAVQGVWADRDAMYYKEFEVDLAQVIPLVMEVGEINEIKAPGEWGRLEIQQGLIGACASGRLEDLRVVARILDGKKIASGFQLSIVPASREIYLQAIQEGIIDRLVKSGASILGSSCGPCLGSSHMIMADTRRFITTVNSNSMRRLSAIGVEKYVASPATVAMTALTGVLTVEVERTDAKYPYWEMPKVWVTVNEFERRYHNRVWNYGDLNSIACEQLFDEACTYRIAPDNFKAIQPYLLAGLDASFAKNVQVGDLMLGGENFGCGKLLQHAVVGLREAGIKAIIVKSVDRRFFRMAANNGLWIIVAPALVEKYRSGDQIEIDVEDERIFLNREEFKLPFIDAAFTEMIRNGGIY; via the coding sequence ATGAGAACCTTTGTCGAAAAAATACTTAATGCGCCTGCCGGAAGTATAGTTATACGGCGGCCGGATATCGTGATGAGTCATGATAATTCTGCCCGTATCCGGAAAATTTTTGAAGAAATGGGTGGGGAAAAGCTGAAAGATGCCGGAAAGTTGCTGGTTGTACTGGATCGTAAAATGACCGGGACAACCGATGAATTGATCCGGGATTATAATTCGATCCATCGTTTTATGGACGAACAGAAAGTAGAGCATTTCTTCGATTGTGACAAAGGGATCTGTCATGAAATATTGGCCGGGCAGCTGAAACCGGGAGGATTGATTGTAGGAAACGACAGCCATACCTGTACGGCAGGCGCTTTCAATTGTATGGCTGTGGGGTTGAATAAGACGGAAACGGCGGTACTTTGGAAAGAAGGCGAAATGTGGTTCAGGGTACCTGAAACGATTAAGATTAGTTTGAAAAATCGTTTGCCGGAGGGAGTATATGCCAAGGATTTGGCTTTGTGGATAATGGGGATGCTCCGGGAAGAAAATGTCGCCTATAAATCGTTGGAGTTTCATGGAGAGGGGGTGCCTGCCTTGTCTATCGCCGACCGGATGACCCTGGCTAATGTTACTGCTGAGATGGGGTTGAAGAGCGCAGCTTTCCCGCCCGACGATAAGTTGGCGGATTATTTCGGTGATTATGCCGTACAGGGTGTTTGGGCGGATCGGGATGCTATGTATTACAAGGAATTCGAGGTCGATTTGGCGCAGGTGATCCCGTTGGTGATGGAAGTCGGAGAAATAAACGAGATAAAAGCACCTGGAGAATGGGGTAGGCTGGAAATTCAGCAGGGATTGATCGGAGCTTGTGCCAGTGGGCGGTTGGAAGATTTAAGAGTGGTTGCCCGGATTTTGGATGGGAAAAAGATTGCTTCGGGGTTCCAGCTTTCTATCGTCCCGGCTTCCCGGGAGATTTATTTGCAGGCCATTCAGGAGGGGATTATCGATCGGTTAGTGAAGTCAGGAGCCTCTATATTAGGGTCCAGTTGTGGTCCTTGCTTGGGTAGCAGCCATATGATAATGGCGGATACCCGTCGTTTTATTACTACAGTAAACAGCAATTCGATGCGAAGGCTGTCGGCTATCGGTGTAGAGAAATACGTAGCGTCCCCGGCGACTGTGGCGATGACTGCTTTGACCGGAGTTTTGACAGTAGAAGTTGAACGGACCGATGCAAAATATCCTTATTGGGAAATGCCTAAAGTGTGGGTAACTGTGAATGAGTTCGAGCGTCGTTATCATAACCGGGTTTGGAATTATGGGGATTTGAACAGCATCGCCTGTGAACAGTTGTTCGATGAAGCATGTACTTACCGGATTGCACCGGATAATTTTAAAGCGATACAACCTTATTTGTTGGCAGGTTTGGATGCCTCTTTTGCAAAAAACGTCCAGGTGGGCGACTTGATGCTCGGAGGAGAAAATTTCGGCTGTGGGAAGCTATTACAACATGCGGTTGTCGGTTTAAGGGAGGCCGGTATCAAAGCGATTATCGTGAAATCGGTGGATCGCCGTTTTTTTAGAATGGCTGCCAATAATGGATTATGGATTATTGTTGCACCTGCCTTAGTGGAGAAATACCGGAGCGGTGACCAGATAGAAATAGATGTCGAAGATGAACGGATTTTTCTGAATCGGGAAGAATTTAAATTACCTTTTATCGATGCCGCTTTTACCGAAATGATCCGGAACGGAGGTATCTATTAA
- a CDS encoding peptide deformylase, whose translation MLKYWLGIVGLFVWGGCSTSFTPQEVKVIKEGGGIMRVWKTDNREDSLFLRQQAIELTPGEIRTELFQVLKQRMLATVNDSADPGVGIAAPQVGISRRLIAVQRYDKPGAPFEFYINPGIVSASEEQSLGKEGCLSVPDVVGEVWRSNEIVVRYIPELTSIKRMLSREKTDSTFKFEVKVEYRNTWEPVCDTIRGFTAVIFQHEIDHLNGILFTDKMIKE comes from the coding sequence ATGCTGAAATATTGGTTAGGAATCGTCGGGTTGTTTGTTTGGGGGGGATGCAGTACGAGCTTTACCCCTCAGGAGGTGAAGGTGATAAAGGAAGGCGGGGGGATAATGCGGGTATGGAAGACCGATAACCGGGAAGATTCTTTATTTTTACGTCAGCAGGCCATAGAATTGACTCCCGGGGAGATCCGGACGGAACTTTTTCAGGTATTGAAGCAACGGATGCTGGCGACAGTAAACGATTCGGCGGACCCGGGTGTCGGTATTGCTGCTCCCCAGGTGGGAATAAGCCGGCGATTGATCGCCGTACAGCGGTACGATAAACCGGGAGCTCCTTTTGAGTTTTACATCAACCCGGGTATTGTGTCGGCTTCTGAAGAGCAGTCTTTGGGAAAAGAGGGGTGTCTGTCTGTTCCGGATGTCGTTGGCGAGGTATGGCGTTCGAATGAAATCGTGGTTCGTTATATCCCTGAACTGACCTCGATTAAACGGATGTTGAGTCGTGAAAAAACGGATTCAACTTTTAAATTCGAGGTGAAGGTGGAGTATCGGAATACGTGGGAACCGGTATGCGATACTATCCGGGGATTTACGGCTGTGATCTTTCAGCATGAAATCGATCATTTGAACGGCATCCTTTTTACAGATAAAATGATAAAAGAATAA
- a CDS encoding ABC-F family ATP-binding cassette domain-containing protein gives MITVSDLEIQFGKRTLFQDVNLKFTPGNCYGVIGANGAGKSTFLRILSGDLEPTRGTVMFGPGERLSVLKQDHFAYDECTVLDTVLQGHMKLWEVMQEKNAIYLKEDFSDEDGIRAAELEEQFAGMDGWNAESDAANLLSGLGISEDLHYSLMKDLSGKQKVRVLLAQALFGKPDNLLLDEPTNDLDLETVMWLENYLANYENTVLVVSHDRHFLDSVCTHSVDIDYGKITLFAGNYSFWYESSQLALRQAQAKNKKAEEKRKELQEFISRFSANVAKSKQTTSRKKMLEKLNIEEIMPSTRKYPGIIFTPEREVGNKILEVRNLSKSIDGKCLFKEVEFAVEKDDKIVFLSRDPRAMTALLEIIAGNEKPDSGDYTWGVTITTAYLPLDNSAFFDTEMRLIDWLGQYSADTSETFLRGFLGKMLFSGEDIYKNVKVLSGGEKMRCMIARMMLNNANVLLLDSPANHLDLESIQAFNNTLVSFKGVVLMNSHDHEFIQTVCNRVIELTPNGIIDKRMDFDDYIVNENIKEQLDKMYRE, from the coding sequence ATGATTACAGTTTCAGATTTAGAGATTCAGTTTGGAAAGCGGACGTTGTTTCAGGACGTTAATTTGAAGTTTACGCCGGGGAATTGTTACGGTGTGATCGGGGCGAACGGAGCCGGGAAATCGACTTTTTTGAGAATTTTGAGCGGAGATTTAGAGCCGACCCGGGGGACTGTGATGTTCGGACCGGGAGAGCGTTTGTCTGTCTTGAAACAGGATCACTTTGCTTACGATGAGTGTACGGTATTGGACACCGTGTTACAGGGACATATGAAGCTGTGGGAGGTGATGCAGGAAAAAAATGCGATCTATCTGAAGGAAGATTTTTCGGATGAAGACGGTATCCGGGCTGCTGAGTTGGAAGAACAATTTGCAGGAATGGACGGTTGGAATGCCGAGAGCGATGCAGCCAATCTGTTAAGTGGATTGGGAATATCCGAAGATTTGCATTATTCTTTAATGAAGGATTTAAGTGGTAAGCAAAAAGTGAGGGTATTGCTGGCACAAGCCTTGTTCGGAAAACCGGATAACCTGCTTTTGGACGAACCGACCAATGATCTGGACCTCGAGACTGTCATGTGGCTGGAAAATTATCTGGCGAATTATGAAAATACGGTGTTGGTGGTTTCACATGACCGTCACTTTTTGGATTCTGTATGTACCCATTCGGTAGATATCGATTACGGTAAGATTACTCTTTTTGCCGGGAACTATAGTTTCTGGTATGAGTCCAGTCAGTTGGCTTTACGTCAGGCTCAGGCTAAGAATAAAAAGGCTGAAGAAAAGCGGAAAGAATTGCAGGAATTTATTTCCCGGTTTAGTGCGAACGTGGCCAAGTCCAAACAAACTACGAGTCGTAAAAAGATGCTGGAAAAGCTCAATATCGAAGAGATTATGCCTTCTACACGGAAATATCCCGGTATTATTTTTACTCCGGAACGGGAAGTGGGCAACAAGATTCTGGAAGTCCGGAATCTGAGCAAGAGTATAGATGGAAAATGCCTGTTCAAAGAGGTTGAGTTTGCGGTAGAGAAAGACGATAAGATCGTTTTCCTGTCCCGGGATCCGCGTGCCATGACCGCTTTGTTGGAAATTATTGCCGGTAATGAAAAACCGGATAGCGGTGACTATACGTGGGGTGTGACTATAACGACCGCTTATCTGCCTTTGGATAATTCGGCATTTTTCGATACCGAAATGCGTCTGATCGATTGGTTAGGGCAATATTCTGCCGATACGAGCGAGACTTTCCTGCGTGGTTTCCTGGGGAAGATGCTGTTTTCCGGGGAAGACATATACAAGAATGTGAAAGTGTTGTCGGGAGGAGAGAAAATGCGTTGTATGATCGCCCGGATGATGTTGAACAATGCGAATGTACTGCTGCTCGATTCTCCGGCTAATCATCTCGATTTGGAATCGATACAGGCTTTTAACAATACTTTGGTATCCTTCAAGGGAGTGGTTTTGATGAATTCGCATGACCATGAGTTTATCCAAACGGTTTGTAACCGGGTGATCGAACTGACTCCGAATGGGATTATCGACAAACGAATGGATTTTGACGATTATATCGTCAACGAAAATATCAAAGAACAATTGGATAAGATGTACCGGGAGTAA
- a CDS encoding LytR/AlgR family response regulator transcription factor, giving the protein MIKTEGHVLVITIMQCPESNVVCLECDTEEEVYRLIRKMDCEITFAQPFHWRHSGQSVWRGRKADFFFVKEGAYFRRIDFKFIRWIKAEGSYCKLFMDNARELLLSFNLTEITSYLPVQDFVRVHRSYIVNINSVDSFIGNMLFIGNCRIPISKSHKNEVLERLNLIGEV; this is encoded by the coding sequence ATGATTAAAACAGAAGGGCATGTATTGGTGATCACAATCATGCAATGTCCGGAGAGTAATGTAGTCTGTCTGGAATGTGATACGGAAGAGGAAGTGTATCGGTTGATACGGAAAATGGATTGTGAGATTACTTTTGCACAACCTTTTCATTGGAGACATTCCGGACAGTCTGTTTGGAGAGGGAGAAAAGCTGATTTTTTTTTTGTAAAAGAAGGGGCTTATTTCCGGCGTATCGATTTTAAATTCATCCGTTGGATCAAGGCGGAGGGAAGCTATTGCAAGCTGTTTATGGATAATGCCCGGGAATTGTTGTTGTCGTTCAATCTCACGGAGATTACTTCCTATTTACCGGTTCAGGATTTTGTTCGGGTACATCGTTCTTATATCGTCAATATAAATAGCGTGGATTCGTTTATCGGTAATATGTTGTTTATCGGCAATTGCCGGATACCGATCAGTAAATCCCATAAAAATGAAGTGTTGGAGCGTTTGAATTTAATCGGGGAGGTCTGA